The Candidatus Manganitrophus noduliformans genome includes a window with the following:
- the priA gene encoding primosomal protein N' produces MPTLTAETMSAPQFVEVALAEADGTFHYHLPSTWAAAPLTPGTRLLVPFGRGWRLAYYVRRVDRPEVPETKPVLALLDGDVSIPSSLFQLLHWISDYYSAPLGRVIKGAFPQGSQAVVRRRFHLTEAAESAGGEKKTALQERVIAALKEGGGLTEPQLRKRTGGEKLAGSLSTLKKKGWITEAWEVDRPAVRKKFRRLVFLKSDPAEAVSLISSLQKRAPQQASVLQILLTAGGAMPVGAFEAPLRASLKRLLDKGLIDQAEEEAPRTPMRPSGFPLQPSILLNPDQQGAVEQIVSAVEGKTFTPFLLHGVTGSGKTEVYLRVIEKALAQKRGAIVLVPEIALTAQLVARFQSRFGEAVALFHSGLSPGERYDEWRRIREGKAQIAIGVRSAIFAPFESVGVIIVDEEHDSSYKQDDGVRYHARDTALVRGKQSDAVVVLGSATPSFESFYNSETGKYRLLPLPGRIDARPLPAVAVVDLRKKEDWVRPFLTRPLLSAMEKRLENREQTLLFLNRRGFSPSLLCPDCGYLPHCIRCSVSLTFHKKLQKLVCHYCGFQLAPPTACSQCQGIRLVHLGIGTEQVEEEIRQRFPAARVARMDRDTTQKKESHHKILTAMAQREIDILIGTQMITKGHDFPDVTLVGVLCADLSLHFPDFRSSERTFQLLAQVAGRAGRGDRPGEVIIQTFQPNHESIVAATTHDYLGFYAQEIAFRKEMGYPPFCRFTLLLFSHSEEKRVVDRAAALVKEIEKVLPPPKKGEAERGVTLLGPAPAPLMRLRGEYRYQILLKGKDQKKIASVLKEGLNSWKRMERKGVRLEVNVDPQNFV; encoded by the coding sequence TTGCCAACCCTCACGGCCGAAACGATGAGTGCCCCCCAGTTTGTCGAAGTCGCGCTTGCCGAAGCGGATGGAACTTTTCATTACCATCTCCCATCAACCTGGGCTGCGGCGCCGTTGACGCCGGGTACCCGGCTGCTGGTGCCGTTCGGGCGCGGCTGGCGCCTGGCTTATTATGTTCGGCGCGTCGATCGTCCGGAGGTCCCCGAAACCAAACCGGTCCTCGCCTTATTGGACGGGGATGTCTCGATTCCATCTTCCCTCTTTCAACTCCTTCACTGGATTTCCGATTATTACTCTGCCCCGTTGGGGCGGGTGATCAAAGGGGCCTTCCCCCAGGGAAGCCAGGCGGTGGTCCGTAGACGTTTCCATCTCACGGAAGCGGCGGAGAGTGCCGGGGGAGAAAAGAAAACGGCGCTCCAGGAGCGGGTTATTGCGGCGCTCAAGGAGGGAGGAGGGCTGACGGAGCCCCAACTTCGCAAACGGACGGGGGGAGAGAAATTGGCCGGGTCTCTCTCCACATTAAAGAAAAAAGGATGGATCACGGAAGCGTGGGAGGTCGATCGCCCCGCCGTTCGGAAAAAATTCCGGCGTCTTGTTTTCTTGAAATCCGATCCGGCTGAAGCGGTCTCCCTGATCAGCTCGTTACAAAAACGCGCCCCGCAGCAGGCCAGTGTCCTCCAGATTCTTCTCACTGCCGGAGGGGCGATGCCGGTCGGCGCATTTGAAGCGCCGCTTCGCGCCTCACTGAAACGCCTGCTCGACAAAGGGCTGATCGATCAGGCGGAGGAAGAGGCGCCGCGAACGCCGATGCGCCCTTCGGGGTTCCCGCTGCAGCCATCGATTCTCTTGAATCCCGATCAGCAAGGGGCGGTGGAACAGATCGTCTCCGCCGTCGAGGGGAAAACGTTCACCCCGTTTTTGCTGCATGGGGTGACCGGGAGCGGCAAGACGGAGGTCTACCTTCGCGTCATCGAAAAGGCCCTCGCGCAAAAAAGGGGGGCGATCGTCCTTGTGCCGGAGATCGCTTTAACCGCCCAATTGGTCGCGCGGTTTCAGAGCCGGTTCGGAGAGGCGGTTGCGCTCTTTCACAGCGGTCTCTCGCCGGGAGAGCGTTATGATGAATGGCGCCGTATCCGGGAGGGAAAAGCCCAGATCGCCATCGGCGTCCGGTCGGCGATCTTCGCTCCCTTCGAATCGGTCGGGGTGATCATCGTCGACGAAGAGCACGATTCGTCGTACAAGCAGGATGACGGCGTCCGCTATCATGCGCGCGATACGGCGCTGGTCCGGGGAAAGCAGTCCGACGCCGTCGTGGTATTGGGATCGGCCACCCCCTCCTTCGAGTCGTTCTACAACAGCGAGACCGGAAAATATCGCCTGCTTCCGCTTCCGGGCCGGATTGACGCCCGTCCCTTGCCGGCGGTGGCGGTGGTCGATCTTCGCAAGAAAGAGGATTGGGTCCGGCCGTTTTTGACCCGACCGCTTCTTTCGGCGATGGAGAAGCGCTTGGAGAATCGAGAGCAGACGCTTCTCTTTCTGAATCGGCGCGGCTTCTCCCCCTCGCTCCTCTGCCCCGACTGCGGCTATCTTCCCCATTGCATCCGTTGCAGCGTCTCCTTGACCTTCCACAAGAAATTGCAAAAGCTGGTCTGTCATTATTGCGGGTTTCAGCTTGCCCCGCCGACCGCCTGTTCTCAATGCCAGGGGATTCGGCTGGTCCATCTTGGGATTGGAACCGAGCAGGTGGAAGAGGAGATCAGACAACGCTTTCCGGCGGCGCGGGTGGCCCGGATGGACCGGGACACCACGCAGAAAAAAGAGTCCCATCACAAGATCCTGACGGCGATGGCGCAGCGGGAGATCGACATCCTCATCGGCACCCAGATGATTACCAAAGGGCATGACTTCCCCGATGTCACGCTGGTCGGCGTTCTTTGCGCCGATCTCTCGCTTCACTTCCCCGATTTCCGCTCGTCCGAGCGGACCTTTCAGCTCCTCGCCCAGGTGGCGGGCCGGGCGGGGCGGGGGGATCGTCCCGGCGAAGTGATCATCCAGACCTTTCAGCCGAACCATGAGTCGATCGTGGCGGCGACCACGCACGATTATCTCGGGTTCTATGCGCAGGAGATCGCCTTTCGAAAGGAGATGGGTTATCCGCCGTTCTGCCGGTTCACTCTCCTCTTGTTCAGTCACTCGGAAGAAAAACGGGTGGTCGACCGGGCGGCGGCGCTTGTGAAAGAAATCGAGAAAGTACTCCCTCCCCCGAAAAAAGGGGAGGCCGAGAGGGGGGTAACCCTCCTTGGTCCGGCGCCGGCGCCGCTGATGCGCCTGCGGGGAGAATACCGGTATCAGATTCTTCTCAAAGGAAAAGATCAAAAGAAAATAGCCTCTGTTCTCAAGGAAGGGCTGAATTCCTGGAAGCGGATGGAGCGAAAAGGGGTCCGGCTGGAGGTGAATGTCGATCCTCAGAATTTTGTTTGA
- a CDS encoding foldase protein PrsA gives MSLKQMIALVSFLTLSIVAQGTLFSIVNAAEDEVANINGASISSDEFQKRMERLTREGQGNFDTAEGKEELLDILISREVLNQEGKRLGLDKKKEVKERIEELTKEVMISEVVNQIAAEKLTDAEMKKYYNKNKAEFKEVRASHILVKTEEEAKEIKKKLDQGGDFAALAKEKSTDPGSAPRGGDLGFFTKDRMVKAFSDAAFSLKVNEISKPVQSPFGFHIIKVVETKDAKNFEELAPAQLQNIRGTMINDEIDQLKEKAKIKINKNRLMQISSVPPDHSMDGPGEHSMSDPPSEK, from the coding sequence ATGAGTTTAAAACAGATGATCGCCCTTGTTTCCTTTCTTACTTTGAGCATCGTCGCGCAGGGGACGCTCTTTTCGATCGTGAACGCAGCGGAAGACGAGGTCGCCAACATCAACGGGGCCTCGATCAGCTCGGATGAATTTCAAAAGCGGATGGAGCGGCTGACCCGGGAGGGGCAGGGGAATTTCGATACGGCCGAGGGAAAGGAAGAGCTCCTCGATATCCTTATTTCGCGCGAGGTCCTCAACCAAGAGGGAAAGCGGTTGGGGCTCGATAAGAAAAAAGAGGTGAAAGAACGGATCGAAGAGCTGACCAAAGAGGTGATGATCAGCGAAGTGGTCAACCAGATCGCGGCGGAAAAGCTGACCGACGCTGAGATGAAAAAATACTATAATAAAAACAAAGCCGAATTTAAAGAGGTCCGCGCCAGCCACATCCTGGTCAAGACCGAAGAAGAAGCGAAAGAGATCAAGAAAAAGCTCGATCAAGGGGGAGATTTCGCCGCCCTGGCCAAAGAGAAATCGACCGACCCCGGAAGCGCCCCCCGCGGCGGAGACCTCGGCTTCTTCACCAAGGACCGGATGGTGAAAGCGTTCAGCGACGCCGCCTTTTCTCTGAAGGTCAACGAAATCAGCAAACCGGTCCAAAGCCCCTTCGGATTCCATATTATCAAAGTGGTCGAGACCAAAGATGCGAAAAACTTCGAAGAGCTTGCTCCCGCCCAACTCCAAAACATCCGGGGCACGATGATCAACGACGAAATCGATCAGCTGAAAGAAAAAGCGAAGATCAAGATCAATAAAAATCGCCTCATGCAAATCTCATCGGTCCCGCCGGATCACTCCATGGACGGCCCCGGCGAGCATTCGATGAGCGATCCTCCCTCAGAAAAGTAG
- the glmM gene encoding phosphoglucosamine mutase gives MRKLFGTDGVRGIANIEPMTSEMAMKLGRAAAHIFKNKAGRHRIVIGKDTRLSCYMLESALTSGICSMGVDVLLVGPLPTPAVAFLARSLRVDAGVMISASHNPFEDNGIKFFSRDGLKLPDEMEHQIESLIFSGEIDNIRPTAAEIGKVFRIDDVEGRYIEFVKNSLPKGLDFQRMKIVVDCANGAAYKVAPMVLRELGAEVVVLSDDPSGTNINLNCGALYPEELQKKVIETQADVGIAHDGDADRAVFVDERGHVVDGDALLVAFALALHQEKALKGETLVSTLMSNMGMDLALRSRGIQVVRTPVGDRYVLERMLKDGYNLGGEQSGHVIFLDYNTTGDGLISALQLLSLMKRTGKKVSELAACMTPLPQVLKNVRVQKKQEISEIPELQKAIADCEEKLRNNGRILIRYSGTEPLLRIMIEGEEQTAITAMADQLAEIVQKKIGLSK, from the coding sequence ATGCGCAAGCTCTTCGGAACGGACGGCGTCCGCGGCATCGCCAACATCGAGCCGATGACGAGCGAGATGGCGATGAAGCTGGGCCGGGCCGCCGCACATATCTTTAAAAACAAGGCGGGCCGCCACCGGATCGTCATCGGCAAAGACACTCGCCTCTCCTGCTACATGTTGGAGTCGGCCCTCACCTCGGGCATCTGCTCCATGGGGGTCGATGTCCTCTTGGTCGGTCCCCTTCCGACCCCCGCCGTCGCCTTTCTCGCGCGAAGCCTCCGGGTCGATGCCGGGGTGATGATCTCCGCCTCGCACAATCCCTTCGAAGACAACGGCATCAAGTTTTTCTCCAGGGACGGGTTAAAGCTCCCCGACGAAATGGAACATCAGATCGAATCGTTGATCTTCTCGGGAGAGATCGACAACATCCGCCCGACCGCGGCGGAAATCGGAAAGGTCTTTCGGATCGATGACGTCGAAGGGCGATACATCGAGTTCGTCAAGAACTCCCTCCCGAAAGGGCTCGATTTCCAGAGGATGAAGATCGTCGTCGACTGCGCGAACGGAGCAGCCTATAAAGTCGCTCCGATGGTCCTCCGAGAGTTGGGGGCCGAGGTCGTCGTCCTCAGCGACGATCCCAGCGGGACCAACATCAATCTCAACTGCGGCGCCCTTTATCCCGAGGAACTTCAAAAGAAGGTGATCGAGACCCAGGCCGACGTCGGCATTGCCCACGATGGGGATGCCGATCGGGCCGTCTTTGTGGACGAAAGGGGTCATGTCGTCGACGGCGATGCGCTTCTGGTCGCCTTCGCCCTGGCCCTCCACCAGGAGAAGGCATTAAAAGGAGAGACGCTGGTCTCCACCCTCATGAGCAATATGGGGATGGACTTGGCCCTCCGGTCGCGGGGGATTCAGGTGGTTCGAACCCCGGTCGGCGATCGATATGTGCTGGAGCGGATGCTCAAAGACGGATATAACCTCGGCGGCGAGCAGTCGGGCCATGTCATTTTTCTGGATTATAACACCACCGGCGACGGCCTGATTAGCGCGCTGCAGCTCCTTTCTCTCATGAAAAGGACGGGGAAAAAGGTCTCCGAGCTGGCCGCTTGCATGACCCCGCTTCCCCAGGTGCTCAAGAACGTCCGGGTTCAAAAAAAACAGGAAATCTCGGAGATTCCGGAGCTTCAAAAAGCGATCGCCGACTGCGAGGAGAAGCTCCGGAACAACGGACGGATTCTCATCCGGTATTCGGGGACCGAACCCCTTCTTCGGATCATGATCGAAGGCGAAGAGCAAACCGCGATCACCGCGATGGCGGACCAATTGGCGGAGATCGTTCAAAAGAAAATCGGTTTATCAAAATAA
- a CDS encoding cytochrome c3 family protein — MKRPGTMLALLSFALFAGLATLDASPLDEVVRSRHNLALPSLPPSTSCTICHIDPIPGAAAAPKAVPAETESAAPPEKAPSPPLWGSREGAEYRLTATLSAKSHPYNQPTGSSLTCLACHDGALAKDMHGVNVDTARLGAEANTSWEGGFSPREAPPLSRVDHPISIPYPRKPNGMFVPENPSVTYARYWTIPDLRPEGYVLPNDGTSSYLDLPKEKVSSPEILSTLVRTTSGRVECDSCHNPHSEKIRPFLRVPSASLCLVCHDR, encoded by the coding sequence ATGAAGCGACCGGGAACAATGCTTGCGCTTCTTTCCTTTGCCCTCTTTGCGGGGCTCGCCACGCTGGATGCCTCTCCGCTCGATGAGGTCGTCCGCTCGCGGCACAACCTGGCCCTTCCCTCTCTTCCTCCTTCCACCTCCTGTACGATCTGCCATATCGATCCGATCCCCGGAGCCGCGGCGGCGCCCAAAGCGGTCCCTGCCGAAACGGAGAGCGCCGCTCCGCCTGAAAAGGCGCCGAGCCCCCCTCTCTGGGGAAGCCGGGAGGGAGCCGAATACCGTCTGACCGCCACCCTTTCGGCGAAGAGCCACCCGTACAATCAGCCGACCGGCTCCTCGCTCACCTGCTTGGCCTGCCATGACGGCGCCCTTGCCAAGGATATGCACGGCGTCAATGTCGATACCGCCCGTCTCGGCGCCGAGGCCAACACCTCCTGGGAGGGAGGTTTCTCCCCCAGGGAAGCGCCGCCATTGAGCCGCGTCGACCATCCCATTTCGATTCCTTATCCAAGAAAACCGAACGGCATGTTCGTTCCCGAGAATCCGTCGGTGACCTACGCCCGCTACTGGACCATCCCCGATCTCCGCCCGGAAGGGTATGTCCTCCCCAATGACGGAACCTCTTCTTACCTCGATCTTCCGAAAGAAAAAGTCTCTTCGCCGGAAATCCTCTCCACCCTGGTCCGAACCACCTCCGGCCGGGTGGAGTGCGACAGCTGCCACAATCCCCACAGCGAAAAGATCCGTCCCTTTTTACGTGTCCCCTCCGCCTCGCTTTGCCTCGTCTGTCACGACCGCTAG
- a CDS encoding tetratricopeptide repeat protein produces the protein MKQFISGGFLLGWTLLLSISPAWGAENPAEGTHREVEALFQESLKSDDYERNKTNLEKIIDLAPDSAYGHFSKGWFWAQEENYRMAVEEYRTALQIRPQFGEARNNLASAHFHLGNWSDSIREYEEVLRQNPDWSETHLNLGSAYYMAGRAFASIQAWEKALQLNPELFIVHYYLGLTFDKLGRKAEARRHYGQFLAADKNEEEFSEYIEHAGQRQSDIWVEQASNQT, from the coding sequence ATGAAACAGTTTATATCTGGTGGTTTTTTACTGGGTTGGACGCTCCTCCTCTCCATCTCCCCGGCATGGGGAGCCGAGAATCCGGCGGAGGGGACGCACAGGGAGGTCGAGGCGCTCTTTCAAGAATCGCTGAAGAGCGACGATTACGAGCGGAACAAGACAAACCTTGAAAAAATTATCGATCTGGCCCCCGACTCCGCCTACGGTCATTTCTCGAAGGGGTGGTTCTGGGCCCAGGAAGAGAACTACCGAATGGCCGTCGAGGAGTATCGAACGGCGCTCCAAATCCGGCCGCAGTTCGGCGAAGCGAGAAACAATCTCGCCTCCGCCCACTTCCATTTAGGAAATTGGTCCGACTCGATTCGGGAATATGAAGAGGTTCTTCGGCAAAATCCCGACTGGAGCGAGACGCATCTTAATCTTGGATCGGCCTACTACATGGCCGGCCGGGCCTTCGCGTCGATTCAAGCCTGGGAGAAGGCGCTTCAACTCAATCCCGAGCTGTTCATCGTTCACTACTACCTGGGACTGACGTTCGATAAGCTCGGGAGGAAAGCGGAGGCTCGCCGTCACTACGGGCAATTCCTCGCGGCGGATAAAAACGAAGAGGAGTTCTCGGAATATATCGAACACGCCGGCCAACGCCAGAGTGATATCTGGGTCGAACAAGCCAGTAACCAGACTTAA
- a CDS encoding PilZ domain-containing protein: MQERRKSQRIGFNLKIALIQEGGGVIEILRPNIGWGGIGGYTRDPVEAGKGIEIEVFFEQRSGEMTSEKLSGKIVWARRDGNFNALGISFSEVSRASHPRLLSYLQYIDQAD, from the coding sequence ATGCAAGAGAGAAGAAAGTCCCAACGAATCGGTTTTAATCTGAAGATCGCTCTGATACAGGAAGGGGGAGGTGTGATCGAGATCCTTCGTCCCAATATCGGTTGGGGAGGGATCGGAGGCTACACCCGAGATCCGGTTGAAGCAGGCAAGGGGATCGAGATTGAGGTTTTCTTCGAACAACGTTCGGGTGAGATGACTTCGGAGAAACTTTCAGGGAAAATCGTCTGGGCGCGCCGCGATGGGAATTTCAATGCGCTTGGGATTTCTTTTTCGGAAGTGAGCCGCGCGTCCCACCCCCGGCTTCTTTCATATCTTCAATACATCGATCAGGCTGATTAA
- a CDS encoding ATPase, T2SS/T4P/T4SS family produces the protein MENAVQGSERKAAKKRLGDLLVENGLLTQNHIRQALDEQRKIGKRLGEILITLQMISEKQMAQSLAAQLDLSYIEPTGTPIDPALLLLIPESLAKRHLAVPLEIQSKKLRVAMVDPLDYESINDLQFQAGMAIHPAVATRRAILETIEQNYRLATSVEKIVEASAKDFGEGSIQVVSSLEEGNLHHAEARSLEEKSRLAPVIQLANLILSKAIKLQASDIHLEPGPKDCLVRYRIDGLLKDEMHLPKWVQNPLISRIKILAKLDIAERRLPQDGAVRVVVEGHEVDLRVSILPTLYGEKVVLRILDQARILIQLDQIGLDEKSLHLIRQMSKKKKGMILVTGPTGSGKTTTLYAVINELKSETKNLTTVEDPAEYTIEGVNQVQINSEIGLTFAAALRSILRQDPNIILIGEIRDLETAEIAFRAAMTGHLVLSTLHTNDAVSTITRLIDIGIPRYLVSSAVVGIVAQRLVRKLCLQCRVEAPAGGAFFQEKGCAACHYTGFSGRRGIFELFTLSTKLRELIASGATEQEIRAVTAAFGMRTLQEDGLQKVAQGITTTEEVIRVVEMEETFRNLCPQCHRSLHLDYLICPHCGCASPYVCASCGKFLQPEWTACPYCRHATQGRAEPPRITPDTLDKE, from the coding sequence ATGGAGAATGCAGTTCAGGGAAGTGAGCGGAAGGCCGCAAAAAAGAGATTGGGAGATCTCTTGGTTGAAAACGGCCTTCTCACTCAAAACCACATCCGGCAGGCCTTGGACGAACAGCGGAAGATCGGGAAACGGCTGGGCGAGATCCTCATTACGCTGCAAATGATTTCAGAAAAACAGATGGCCCAATCCCTTGCCGCCCAACTCGATCTCAGTTATATCGAGCCGACGGGGACCCCCATCGATCCGGCCCTTCTTCTTTTGATCCCCGAATCGCTCGCCAAACGGCACCTCGCCGTGCCGTTGGAGATTCAAAGCAAAAAGCTGAGGGTCGCCATGGTCGATCCGCTCGATTATGAATCGATCAACGACCTCCAATTCCAAGCGGGGATGGCGATCCATCCGGCCGTCGCCACGCGAAGAGCCATCTTGGAGACCATCGAGCAGAACTACCGCCTCGCCACCTCGGTGGAGAAAATCGTCGAGGCCTCCGCGAAAGATTTCGGAGAGGGATCGATTCAGGTCGTTTCATCGTTGGAAGAGGGGAACCTCCACCATGCGGAGGCCCGCTCCCTCGAAGAGAAGAGCCGTCTTGCCCCGGTAATTCAATTGGCGAATCTGATCCTGAGCAAAGCGATCAAGCTCCAGGCGAGCGACATTCATCTTGAGCCGGGGCCGAAAGATTGCCTGGTGCGCTACCGGATCGACGGTCTGTTGAAAGATGAGATGCATCTTCCCAAGTGGGTTCAGAACCCACTGATCTCCCGGATCAAAATCTTGGCCAAGCTCGACATCGCCGAACGGCGCCTCCCCCAGGACGGCGCGGTCCGGGTCGTTGTGGAGGGCCATGAAGTCGACCTCCGCGTTTCGATCCTCCCGACCCTCTACGGCGAGAAGGTCGTCTTACGCATCCTCGACCAGGCACGGATCTTGATTCAGCTCGATCAGATCGGACTCGATGAGAAGTCTCTTCATCTGATCCGCCAGATGAGCAAAAAAAAGAAAGGGATGATCCTGGTGACCGGCCCGACCGGAAGCGGAAAGACCACCACCCTCTACGCCGTCATCAACGAATTGAAGTCGGAAACGAAAAACCTGACCACGGTCGAAGATCCGGCCGAATACACGATCGAAGGGGTCAACCAGGTGCAGATCAACTCGGAGATCGGTCTCACCTTCGCCGCCGCCCTTCGATCGATCCTCCGTCAAGACCCCAACATTATTCTTATCGGCGAAATTCGCGATCTGGAGACGGCGGAGATCGCCTTTCGCGCAGCGATGACCGGCCACCTGGTTCTCTCCACGCTCCATACGAATGACGCCGTCTCGACGATCACCCGGCTGATTGATATCGGAATCCCGCGATACCTCGTCTCCTCCGCGGTGGTCGGCATCGTTGCACAACGCCTGGTCCGAAAGCTCTGCCTCCAATGCCGGGTGGAAGCGCCGGCGGGTGGCGCTTTCTTTCAAGAAAAAGGATGCGCCGCCTGCCACTACACCGGTTTCTCGGGTCGGCGCGGCATTTTCGAGCTCTTCACCCTCTCCACCAAATTAAGGGAGCTGATCGCGAGCGGCGCAACCGAGCAAGAGATCCGCGCCGTGACGGCCGCCTTCGGAATGCGCACCTTGCAGGAAGACGGCCTTCAGAAGGTCGCACAGGGGATCACCACGACGGAGGAGGTCATCCGTGTGGTTGAGATGGAAGAGACCTTTAGGAATCTTTGTCCCCAGTGTCACCGATCGCTTCACCTCGATTATCTGATCTGCCCCCACTGCGGCTGCGCCTCTCCCTATGTCTGCGCTTCCTGCGGTAAGTTCCTTCAGCCCGAGTGGACCGCTTGTCCGTATTGCCGTCACGCCACCCAGGGCCGCGCCGAGCCGCCCCGGATCACCCCAGACACCCTGGATAAGGAATGA
- a CDS encoding DUF4912 domain-containing protein codes for MNRQELEKKNIAALRSLAKTHSIRLRPSMRKSEIVSVLLESLSPAEKREPAPLTEKEAVTASRMTEHAGEGEAQEERTGVGIATYPEIPMEYGVNQVVALVRDPWWIYSYWEVTHEGIGETHRKLADPESRLALRVYDLSERSDLTHFWDIDVDHRIGNWYVDVGQPDRNFLIDIGMKSRSGAFATIARSNSAHTPPAGPSDRFDEEWWSPEGALVSDGGRRLPLEPFEQEREAISSLFSPGLLRKS; via the coding sequence ATGAATCGACAAGAGCTTGAAAAAAAGAATATCGCCGCCCTTCGCTCTCTCGCCAAGACCCATTCGATTCGCCTTCGCCCTTCCATGCGTAAGAGCGAGATCGTTTCCGTTTTGCTGGAATCGCTTTCTCCGGCGGAAAAAAGGGAGCCCGCCCCCTTGACGGAGAAAGAAGCGGTCACGGCAAGCAGGATGACCGAACACGCCGGAGAGGGAGAAGCCCAAGAGGAAAGGACTGGCGTCGGCATTGCAACTTATCCGGAGATTCCGATGGAATATGGCGTCAATCAGGTCGTCGCCCTGGTCCGCGACCCCTGGTGGATCTACAGCTATTGGGAGGTGACCCACGAAGGAATCGGAGAGACCCATCGGAAACTGGCCGATCCGGAAAGCCGCCTCGCCCTGCGAGTTTACGATCTTTCGGAGCGGAGCGATTTGACCCATTTTTGGGACATTGACGTCGACCACCGGATCGGAAACTGGTATGTCGATGTCGGCCAGCCCGACCGGAATTTTTTGATCGATATCGGCATGAAGTCCCGTTCCGGCGCATTCGCAACGATCGCCCGATCGAACAGCGCCCACACCCCGCCGGCCGGCCCTTCCGACCGGTTCGATGAAGAGTGGTGGTCGCCGGAGGGGGCGCTCGTTTCCGACGGAGGAAGAAGGTTGCCGCTGGAGCCGTTCGAGCAGGAAAGAGAGGCGATCTCAAGCCTCTTCTCTCCGGGACTGCTCCGAAAAAGCTAA